In Lycium ferocissimum isolate CSIRO_LF1 chromosome 7, AGI_CSIRO_Lferr_CH_V1, whole genome shotgun sequence, the sequence TGGAAATCCCGTAGAGGTAAAAGGTATTGGACGGAAAATCCTTGACAAGGTCCAACAAACATATGCAATGGAGCTAGCCGACAAAGACTTTGCATATGATGGGGAGAAGAGCCTGTTCACAATAGGTGCACTTCCTGGGAACAAGTTTGAGTTTACTGTTGTGTTGGAGGATATCTCTTCATCATCTAGGTGCGGTTCTGAACTTCTTTTTGCATTTCTAATAGTAATTGCTTTTGTTCTAATATAATGCAATAGTATTTATCAACTAAAGTTTTGCTTAATGTGTATAGAAGCACTCGAGGTGGCACCCCTGAAGGAAGCCCCAGTGAAGTTGACCGGAAAAGGTCAAAGAGGCAGCCTTGGTCCAAGGCATATAAAGTGGTAATTAAATATGCTGCAAAAATACCAATGCAAGCTATTGCCAACGCACTCCTAGGACAAGACTCTGAACAATATCAAGACGCTGTGAGAGTGCTTGATATAGTTCTGAGGCAACATGCTGCCAAACGGTATGGAACTGCTTATTTTCTGCTTTGACAACTTAATCTGATTTTTCTAAAACTCATGTGTTTTTGTTACAGGGGCTGCCTTATAGTGCGTCAATCTTTTTTCCACAATGAACCTAGAAACTTTGTTGAACTTGGTGGAGGAGTTTTAGGATGCCGGGGGTTCCACTCAAGCTTCCGGGCCACGCAGGGAGGCCTTTCATTGAACATGGGTAAATTTGTTATCCAGAAAATCACTACATTTTCTCATCCCCAAATCACTATCTTATGGTATTTGATGAATCTGCAGATGTATCAACCACAATGATTGTGCAGCCAGGACCACTGATAGACTTCCTTCTTGCAAATCAAAATGCAAGAGATCCTTACCAAATTGATTGGTCCAAGGTAACTACTACTCATTCTCTTTTCCTTGCACCAGTaactatttaatttttatatttgctCCTCTATCCAGGCAAAGAGGACGCTGAAGAGTCTGAGGATCAAGGCCAGCCCCTCAAATAGGGAATTCAAAATCACCGGCCTCACTGAAAGGCCTTGCAAAGAGCAGACGTCAGTTTGTTCATTATCAATCCATTTAGCCTTTCCATATTCTCTGGACTGATTTGCTATTGAGCTCATATTAAATCTCAGTTGTTTTGCATTTCAGTTTCATGTTGAAGCAAAAAAGTGGAAATGGGGAAGTGCAAGAGGTTGAGCTGACTGTTTATGAGTATTTCACTCATCATCGCCGTATTCCTTTACAATATTCTGGAGATTTCCCTTGCATTAATGTTGGCAAACCAAAACACCCAACTTATATTCCTCTTGAGGTACTAGACAATATACTTTTTACACTTAATATATGCAGTTAGTTTTTAAGGTTGTGACCTCACAGTGTTTCCTTCTGTCTTGTTAGCTTTGCTCTCTGGTGTCTCTGCAGCGATACACCAAGGCGCTGTCCAATCTACAAAGGGCTTCCCTTGTAGAAAAATCCCGACAAAAGCCCCAAGAAAGGATGAGAACATTGACCGATGTAATTTATTGATTCATATGTAGCTTGTTCTCATTTCGTTCAAGCTATGCATTTCACTATCATGTAAACTTGCAGGCTCTAAGGACCAGCAACTATAAGGCTGACCCTCTTCTTGGATCTGCTGGAATTTCAattattgatcaatttactCAAGTTGAAGGTCGTGTCCTGCCAACTCCAAAGGTGACATATTTGATGTTCAATGTCCTTCTGTTGTTGATCTCTTGTCTTTGTTAATTTCTAAAAGTTAGTTGCACTTTAGATTATCGAATTTGAGTTTTTACAGTATGGCTGACAAGACTGAACATCTTTTATTACTTGCACTACAGTTGAGGGTAGGGGATAAACAAGACTTGGTTCCTAGGAATGGAAGGTGGAATTTTAACCAGAAGGTACATATCTTGCTCAACAATTTTTACTTTGTTCCCATGATTAGTCAATGCTAGTCCTTTGATTTTGAGTCTTATAACAACACAGCAATTGGTTGAACCGATCAAGCTCGAGCGTTGGGCAGTTGTGAACTTCTCTGCCCGTTGTGATGTCCATAAGCTATGTATGGATCTACAGAGGTGTGGGAAAATGAAAGGAATGGTGAGTACCTTTCCAACTCTGGGGTgcaatatgtgtgtgtataatcATATTTCTGCGTCAGTAACGTGTTCTATCATCCATGTAGTTTATCAATCCACCATATAATCATATCTTTGAGGAGAATCAGCAGTTCAGGCGCAACCCTGCTCCTGTGAGAGTTGAGAAGATGCTAGAAGCATTGAAATCAAAACTTCCAGCTCCACCTCAGTTCCTTCTCTGCATTCTACCAGAGAGAAAGAACTCTGACCTATATGGTTGTTTTCTTCGAACCAACTAAGCttacatttaaaattttatataatagTGGCTGGAGTATCTTTTTTAATTGTCTCTTTTCTGGCAATTTTCCCTATTGAAGGCCCCTGGAAGAAAAGGAATTTAGCTGACCTTGGAGTTGTAACCCAATGTATTGCTCCTACAAAGGTCAATGATCAGTACCTTACCAACGTGCTCTTGAAAATCAATGCAAAGGCAAGATTTGAATGGACAAAGTTTTTACACCCATTATTAGTGTCTCCTGATTTATTAAACACCTTTTCCATATCTGGTGCTTCTTTGCAGCTTGGCGGCATGAATTCGTTTTTGACTATGGAGCTTGCCCCTGTACTACCTCAGATTTCAAAAGTCCCAACTATCATTATTGGGATGGATGTCTCTCACGGCTCACCTGGACGAGCAGATGTTCCATCCATTGCAGCGGTAGTAAAAGATTATTGCTCATTTTTATACTTTCCTTACTTTCCCTGGTCTTATATGACACTGATTTTATGGATTTGGGATCACCAGGTGGTCAGTTCTAGACAGTGGCCCTTTATTTCACGCTATCGAGCAGCTGTCTGTACTCAGTCACCAAAGCTGGAAATGATAGATTATTTGTACAAGAAAGTATCAGATACCGAAGATGAGGGACTTATCAGGTAGTTGCTGTCTCAGTGCAGTTGTTTGTGGTTAAATGTTTATATCTTTGTTGCTTAAGAAGTTTGTCCTGTATCCAGGGAGCTGCTGAAGGACTTCTACCATAGTTCGAACAATGTGAAACCTGAGCATATCATTATTTTCAGGTATAATTTCTAAAAAAACAAGTTAAGCAAATTGATTCAGTCTTGAACCAGTTGCTCAAATGCAGTTCTGTGACTGAACTCTGATATTGTTGTGCTTTTCAAGTCATAGCTACATTTTGTGCAAAGTTTCCCTGTTCGTCACAGTCTTTTTTCAAGTTAACTTGaaacaaaaacataaaaacaatGGAAGATATTACTTCTGAGGGCTTTAATTTGTGTACATTCACTATGCTTTCAAGCTCTCTGATTTCGGGCTATATTGATTTTATAGACTTAAACTAGCATATCATAGAACTACTCTCGAgacctatatatattttttggtttcttctCATTCCTGCTCATTAAAAGGGAATCATTGCTAATGATTAAGTTGTTGTCGATGTACAGGGATGGAGTTAGTGAGTCCCAGTTCAACCAAGTCATAAACATTGAGCTCAATCAGATTATCGAGGTTTGAATACGCAGTAACATCAGCTTAGTTTTTTCATGACACCTATTCCTTTTCTGATCACCAAATATGACCGTATTTTCTAGGCCTGCAATCATCTGGACGAGAATTGGTCTCCAAAGTTCACTGTAATTGTTGCACAAAAGAACCACCACACGAAGTTTTTCCAGACCAACTCACCGGATAATGTTCCTCCTGGTTTGTACTTCTAGCTACCTTGCTTGTATTATTAGTGGAGTATAATTTGATTTACTGTTTCTGTAAAAATTTCCTTGAAATATCTTCCTATGCCAGGGACTGTGATTGACAATGCAATATGCCATCCAAAGGCCAACGACTTCTACATGTGTGCTCATGCTGGGCCTATTGTGAGTTAGTAAATCTCTTCTTTGAGTTTGCTCCGCGATTCATATTGATTTCTCCCATAATAAGCTTCTGTCATCTTTTTGGTATTCAGGGAACAACAAGACCCACACACTACCATGTTCTGCATGATGAAATTGGATTCTCAGCAGATGACATGCAAGAGCTGGTCCATTCTCTGTCTTACGTGTAAGCAAGCAATCTACTTCTATGAATGAATGTTACTACTAGTTCAAATCCTTCCTTGAGAGGTTTATTTATCTTTTCTACTTCTGGACTGCAGGTATCAGAGGAGTACCACAGCCATCTCTGTTGGTAAGAATAATTATTATTACTAGTGTTGTTTTTCCTgaaattatgattctttactGGCTTTAAAGGTGTTAAAGATTGAACAACATCACATACTATTCCTCCTATGGTGATCTGAtgaacttttcttttcttttcgtgCAGTTGCACCTATATGCTATGCCCACTTGGCAGCAGCTCAAGTGGCGCAGTTTATCAAGTTTGATGAACTGTCAGAGACGTCCTCAAGCCATGGTGGAGTTACAACAGCTGGTGTTGTTCTGGTCCCTGCATTGCCTCGACTTCACAAGAATGTTCGCAGTTCCATGTTTTTCTGCTAAGTCCTACACCTGGAAATAGATTTGGAGAGAAAAACTACTCTTGGGGAAAATTTCTGGTTCTGTAATGATGAATCTTAGAACTCAGTATTATCATGTTTTTTGTCAACATTTATCTAAGCCACTGGTGGTGGAAAAAACTAACTTCTGCTAATTTCTGGTTATGTTGTGATGGATGCCAGATATATAGGTTATATGATAGAAATCTTTTAGGGAACTCTAGCTTTGCTATTTAGATGTAAGATTTGCTATGAGACAGATCAAATTTGGTGCATATTCTGAGTATCTTTGCTAACTTCatgtttttcctcttttttccttcattGATTGTTTCGCCAACTACCGACCTTTTCTTTGATATATGACCCTCAAAAACGCCAAAATATCATCCTCAACTGCCAAAAACAGTATAAAGATGCTGAATGAAAAGTTCATTGAAATATTCTGGAAGCATTAAGGAACTAGAGGTGTTGAAAGGTTctactccttccgtctcaatttatgtaatatagtttgactagacacttatgtaatatagtttgactagacacggaatttaagaaaaaaatgaagatttttgaTACTTGTGGTCTAAAAATAAGTTATAGAAATTTGTGTAGCCGTAAAAGGAGAAGTTTTTGGTTAAAAGTATTTCTAAATATAGCAATGTATCGTTCTTTTTagttgggatggagggagtactatattCTGACTCCGTAGTTAATCCAAGAATACTTGCATTCAGGCCAAAGATATCCAAACTCTAGCATTTAAACTAACACATGACGATGATAACAAGTAGTACAACATTTACTACTACTACACCTTAATCCCGACACTAAAACCTGAAATTAaagtaatattaagaaaaagtGGAAACAGAGACTTTTACTTCATCAAGAATATTGCATTCCACTTGAACTCGAGCTAATCCATCTGTCATGACAGCGAAAGCCACGAAGGACTGATGGAAACACACACTATGTAAGAATAATGCATACTTCAATCAACCACATTTGAGATTTATCATTGTtccaaacataaaaataaatgaatcaaaCCATGCTTTTCTAATAGCTTAAGAGTTTAGATTAGGTTATTGATTCACACAACATGACAGCTAAGCGAGCAAGTGGAGTTCCAAGTTGCAAACGTTCTTTTACGTGGCTAAAATAATAGAATTTCAATCAAGTTCTTTTTAAAGATTTGgatccaaaaaaaattacacaattggaacaaataataattacacctaaaaagaaataaaaaaaattataaagttgAGATAAAATATGTGCAGTGTACTAAGAAGAAATACAGAGCTTGGAATATATAAACTATTGCATATATGTGACAGTTAACTATTGAAATTTTTGCCACTTGGAAGCTGATTTATCAATTTTTCATCACTCTTGCGCACCTAAAAGAGAGTGTTCTTTCCGTGTCAGTGTTTAGGAGGGGTGAGGATGAAGTTTATCAAATCACTAGGTTCGGAGGTAAATAGGACCAACAATAATTCAACTATAAAAGATAAAAGGTGTCAAGTTTAGAGGCTGCAAATTTTTAAGCCTATctagaaacaaagaaaatgaaaaacacAAAATTCCTCCATAAAGCACCCATCAAGGATACTGTACTAATGTATTTCATGGTTTTAATCATGTTAATCGGATAAATTGTAATGTTATATATTGTCAGCTTGAATTGTAAATAAATGATTCagacttgatatatatatatatatatatatattgactaATGTATTTTTTATATTCAATTGAATTACGTcgtaaaatttaaaagataacCATGACATATGTTTAGATTCGTGTATGTTTTCGCTTACCTTGCTAAAGCCACATTTTATAAGAACATGATAAGATATGAATGTCCAATTTGTTTGacattacttttttatttgttctAGATGGATTGCAATTTATTACTTAGAAAATGACTTTGCATTTGCATTTCGTTATCGATATGATCTGTTGCAGGCTTCAAAGGATAGAAAACGAACTATTTGGTATAACAGATTtgtatttaattcaaatttggTTTATGTGTTAAAGATCTTTGGCTCTTCCTTAAAGTTAATGTTTAGTCAAACTACAAATCAAATCATTTAGGAATCAAGGACGAGACTTTTTGAGTTGGTTCCAGTATATACTTTAAGAATAAAAcacaatttaaaataaaaaatcttttaCGAACTTGTTTTGATATATTGGTTACtggaatttttttaatcaagagtATTGTTGTATCAAGATATTGCAATCTTTctatcataaattaaaaaaatactgtATTACTTTATTTTTAGGTTATCACATCAAGCTTATTATGTAAATTTACATACTCCATTATCTAAGTCTCACTTAATAAGATAATTGATATACTTTTATTTAGATGATAAGAGGACAAgacatatcatt encodes:
- the LOC132063697 gene encoding protein argonaute 4A-like; amino-acid sequence: MSSSKDEATTTKPNRVSMARQGVGSKGQKIRLLTNHFKIGMTNSDGHFYHYSVALYYEDGNPVEVKGIGRKILDKVQQTYAMELADKDFAYDGEKSLFTIGALPGNKFEFTVVLEDISSSSRSTRGGTPEGSPSEVDRKRSKRQPWSKAYKVVIKYAAKIPMQAIANALLGQDSEQYQDAVRVLDIVLRQHAAKRGCLIVRQSFFHNEPRNFVELGGGVLGCRGFHSSFRATQGGLSLNMDVSTTMIVQPGPLIDFLLANQNARDPYQIDWSKAKRTLKSLRIKASPSNREFKITGLTERPCKEQTFMLKQKSGNGEVQEVELTVYEYFTHHRRIPLQYSGDFPCINVGKPKHPTYIPLELCSLVSLQRYTKALSNLQRASLVEKSRQKPQERMRTLTDALRTSNYKADPLLGSAGISIIDQFTQVEGRVLPTPKLRVGDKQDLVPRNGRWNFNQKQLVEPIKLERWAVVNFSARCDVHKLCMDLQRCGKMKGMFINPPYNHIFEENQQFRRNPAPVRVEKMLEALKSKLPAPPQFLLCILPERKNSDLYGPWKKRNLADLGVVTQCIAPTKVNDQYLTNVLLKINAKARFEWTKFLHPLLVSPDLLNTFSISGASLQLGGMNSFLTMELAPVLPQISKVPTIIIGMDVSHGSPGRADVPSIAAVVSSRQWPFISRYRAAVCTQSPKLEMIDYLYKKVSDTEDEGLIRELLKDFYHSSNNVKPEHIIIFRDGVSESQFNQVINIELNQIIEACNHLDENWSPKFTVIVAQKNHHTKFFQTNSPDNVPPGTVIDNAICHPKANDFYMCAHAGPIGTTRPTHYHVLHDEIGFSADDMQELVHSLSYVYQRSTTAISVVAPICYAHLAAAQVAQFIKFDELSETSSSHGGVTTAGVVLVPALPRLHKNVRSSMFFC